TTTATTATCCTTTCTATATTCGTTGAAATAATGGAAAGCGGTATTCCTCTTTTCATGTCGTTCACCCCACAGAGCAGAAATATTTTTCGTGGTCTGGACGCTAATATCTCGTCTAGTCGTGCTAAAATACCGTAAGTCACATCACCGCTAATCCCCCGATTGATCACATGCTTACGTTGGAGGATTTCTTGCCATTTTCCACCTTCGGTAATGCTATTACCAAGGAAAACGATTTCGTCCTTCTGGTTGGGCATCGCTTTAAAAAACTCAAGCCTTGCGCGATAATGCTGATTATCAAACGTAGAATCAATGCCCTTTGATTGCGCTAAAGTCAATGCCGGTAAAAAAAAAGGCAACCATAAGGCCTTCCAGTTCCTATAAGAAAGTATGTTCATATGCATTAATTATTTTCGTCGGTATGCTCTTTTTCGGGTTTTCGCAATGGCACCCACCAGGAAACCAAAAAGGCCGGAATAGTAGAAATCAACACCCAGATAAAAAATTCTTGATAGCCCAAATGATCACTCAGCCAGCCGCTGATCATCGAAGGAATCATAAATCCCAGATTAACAAGTCCACTTCCGAAAGCGTAGTGTGCCATCTTATATTTACCTGGGGCAATATTTTGCATGATAAAAAGAATAATTCCGATAAAGCCAAAACCATATCCAAAGTACTCGATGGCGACAGCAGTAGCTATGAGATAAAGGTTTGTCGGCAATGTGATCGCAAGAAAGGCATAAGCTACAAATGGAATATTAAAGAAGGCACAAAGGATCATAAGTGTCCTGCGGTCTAAGCCCTTTTTGGATACAAAATGCCCTGCGACAATCGACCCCAACACAAAAGCTATGGCACCAAATACACCATAAAGCAATCCAATTTCCGAAGTACTCAGGCCAAGCCCACCTTCGGTACGTTGTGCTTTAAAAAATAACGGAGTGATCTTAATGGCCTGCCCTTCAGCAAAACGATAAAAGACAATAAAAAGTAAACTAAACCAAATATTCTTTTTCTGAAAAAATGTTATGATAACGTCTTTAAGCGTATCCATCCCCTCCTTTAAAGAAGTGGATTTGGGAGCTTCGTGGTGAGCAGGTAAAGCACGTATACTGTACAATCCAATCGCCAACATAATAAATCCATAAGCAAACATCACCACCATCCACGCGGATTTAATGCCGATTTCCTGCTCCAATTGCCCCGCCAAATAAACGAGTACGCCTCCAGAAAACACTTTGGCCACATTATAGAAGGCACCCTGCCAGCCGACATATTTTGCCTGTTGTTTTGCATTCAGTTCATTCAAATATACCCCGTCGGCTGCGGTATCATGTGTGGAACCACTAAATGCAATCAGGGTCAATAAGGCAATGGAGAAGCTAAAGAAATGATCCAACTGCAGCGTAAGACCAAGCAGACCAAAGAGTAGTCCCGTGAGCAGCTGCGTGGTATAGACAAAAAATTTCTTGGTCTTATACAGCTCCAAAAAAGGACCCCATAAAGGTTTTATTGTCCAGGGCAGCATAATCAAAGAGGTCCAAAAAGCAATCTTTGCGTCCGATACCCCCAAATTTTTATACATAATGGAGCTCGCACCCGAAAGGGCAACAAAAGGTAGCCCCATGGCAAACCATGTTGTGGAGATCCAAAAAATAGGCGGAAGTGCCTTACGCCCTTTGCGAAGCTCCATCGTTTGTTCTAATAATTCATTCATTTTATGACTTCCAATAAAGTTTTAACCGGCTGCTCACGATCGTCAACAGCGCCACGATTCCAGTGAATAATACACCTCGCATCACTCCCCCAAAAACACCCTGTGCCCCCATCTCATCAAGAGCGCTCTGTAGTCCCGTAAGCGCCAAAAGTGGGATCAACACTAGATTTCCTGCGGTATAGGCGACCATCGGATTTTTACCAACCAGTGCTATACCTCGAAACAGCGATTTTCCAAAAGCAAGTTTCTCGATACAACACAACATTGTTAGCGCATAACAGGCTAAGCCCGTAGAGACAAAATAATAGCTGTATGTGGAATAATCCTTTTTTACTCCACCCTCATACGCTTCGAAGATCAGTCCTAAAAAAAGCAGATAGCTTCCGAGCACAGCCATTTTTGCCTGTAGTGTCAGTACTTCGCCCTTCCGAAAAACATCTGAACAGAAGCATAGTGAAAAGATCAACATCAGGGTAAGTCCGATATTGATATCGAGATAACGCATATAGAGATTGAAGACATTCAGCCCAATGAGAATGGCACAGAGCGAACCTTGTAACGCTAGTTGAGACCGCCGCATCTTGGGTTTGTCGGCCAACGACCTATCAGCAATAATCCACTCGCCGACAACTGTAGCCGGAAGGATAATAAAGAGGTATTTGAGGTAATAAAATTGATAAAGCCAAGTCGCAGGGCTGAGTTTGTAGATAAATTCGTTGATACTACCGACTTCTTTCGCGCCCAAAAAAACGCCCATAATAAATGGTAAAATCGCCATACGTAACCACATGGATTTCGCCGTCAGCCACCACCACAGTGTTCCAAACAAAGCCATATTGGCCAGTACCAGAATAATAATATCTGTCTTCTGGAGGGTAAATCTATCCGTTTGTGCATACAGCAGATACAGCATCCCTACAGATAGCAACAGGGCCGCTACGTGAACAAGTCTCGCGGTCCGCATCGGCAAATAGGACGTTAAATCGGCATAGAGTGCAAAGAGCAGGACAAACCCCACAATTGACAAGAGATACTGCGACGCAGCAGGCTCACCACTCATAACCCAAGCGCGCATATAAAAAGAAAATAAGGCGAAAAAGAATAAGGCAACAAAACGCTTAAAAATTGTACTGACAATACGCCAAGCGTTTAGGTTAGCCACTTTTTTCCGCATAGCCAATGGGATGGCCGCCCCCATCGTAAAAAGGAAAATCGGAAAAACCAGATCTACCCAGGTTATACCCGCTATACTGGGATCAAATACATGTTTGGGCGGTGGCACCTGTGCATGGTACATCCAAGCAGGAAGGTTTCCAAATGAAATGCTCGATGAAAGCACCATTAAAAGGATGGCAATTCCTCGCAGCACATCTAAACTATCGTTTCGCTGCTGTGGAGTCGCTGTGGAATTTGGTAAAATTGGTATCATCTCGTTTTTCTATGCGTTAGGAAATCAATTTTTTGTTGTTATAAATTGGCCGGTAAAATCCACTGGCCGTTCAAACGGCTTTAGGATATCATCCAACACAACCGCCACTTGAGCCCTTGTTAACACTTGATTTTCTTTTGCTGCAATGACGGACCAGATTTTATCTTTATCCAAAGTGGGATCGACTTGGAGCAATAGAGCCGCAAAAAATCCTGCGGTCACATCGGCACCCGAGCCAGCGACTTTATCGGCCGCTGGATAATAACTACGCATACCATCGATCAGATCCACTTCGCTTATACGGTGTTCGGGATAGAACCAGGTCTGATTGGCCCATTTGTATGGCACACCTCTGCCTTTAAGAATACCTGTTGCTCCAATACGTTGGATTACCTGAAAAAGGCTATCTTTTGGATCAACATCTATAAAGGGCATGAGATAGGCATGATTATCCAAAAGTACTTGTTGCACTTGTCGCAACGAAAGTTCTTTGGGGCTTACACCTTGTTTTGCGGACAGCGCTGCAAGTACTCCGGCAGCTTGACCAACACCCAATACCACTGGCTGAAGGCGGGTGGCTCCAGCCACAATATTGCTCACACTGATGCTTTTTTCAGCAACGATAAAATCCGTTACTTTCTCAGGAATCAAACTTCCAAGGGGCACATTATAAGAAGGTACCCGAATCTTAACAAAATCGATTTTGGGTGCATCCGGGTTCTTCAGGTGATGATGGTCGATGGTATAGTCGCCTACTATCCCACCAGTGCGGTATAAGGGCAGCTCCTGCTCATAAGGACGCTGCAGATAAGGCAATGTCAACTGTACCAAGCCCTTAGCGCGTCTAGACTCGCGATGATAAGCAATAAAGGGAAGTTTATCGGCCGTATCATATTCATCATCGGCAAGCCCCAAGTTTTTAAAACCAAGCTGATTTTGAAGATGATATACAAAACGTAAGGTATGATCTTTCGCCTTTTGCAACTCCAAAGCCCTCGCCTTTGGCGACATTTCGATAATATTCAGGTAGATATCATTTCCATCTTTAGGCCAGTTTATCATGTATTTTCCATTCGGCAATTTCCCATAGGTAATCATTTGATCACAATTGATGATAGGCGTATCACTGTGTGAAGCAGGATCTTTAACATCACAGGCATGTTCAAATTCTTTAGGATCATAACCCTGAGGTTTCTTTAGCAATCTCTTTGGATCAGCACCATAGTCTTTCAGAATAGCGACATAAGTAAGGTCTTGAATTATTGAATTGGCCTTTTCGGGGGCAAATTCTTCTTTCGTATCGTAGCGGCTATCCATACCGATGCTGTAAGCAACATCCGCACGCGGCAAGAGATCACCCAATTCCGTCGCATCGACTAAAATAGAAGCGTTTACGGTTTTCTTTTTTCCTTCCTGTTCAATGGCAACGGTCCAGCCTTTAGCCTGTTTTTTCAGGTCTAAAAGGGTACTTTTATACCAAACGTCAATATTTTTTTCGGCTCCAACCATCTTTTTTAGCAAACGGTTACCGACCGAAGGTTCAAATAGCGTATTGCTTACCCAGCCTGTTTCCACGGCCTTTGGACCACCATAATAGGCATAAAGCTCTGCCCTAAATTCGCCCCATATTCCCGAAGGCATACGATGGTTACCGTCAATAGCGGAGACCCCAGCGGCAGTGAGCATACCACCCAACCAGCTTGTCTCTTCCACCACAAGGACCTTACTTCCCAAACGGGCAGCCTGCAAAGCCGCAGAAACACCGCTTGCGCCTCCCCCAGCAATCAAGACATCGTATGAAGCAACAGCCTGCCCCTGCGAGGAGAGCGTGACAGAAACCAATAAAATAGAAAAAAAAGATTTAAACCAATTCATATGAGGTTAATTGCAGTAAATAATTTGAAAAATACGCGCCAAATACCGACGTAAGAACCAGAGATACACGGTTTTGTTGTCGGACTAAAGGATCAGTATAAGGTGAATAAAACATAGGTTATCGATTAATGGATCAGACGATTAAAATAAGCGAAATGAACCGGAATGGTTTTAGCCCAATAGCCAGAGGTATGAGCGCCGGGCTGAGCAATATAAGTGGCTTTGATCTTGAGTACATCACAGCTATCCCGAAGGGACTTATTGGCCCCATATAGGTAATCTTCAGTACCACAATCAAAAATAAATGTCTTTTCAGTCCCTACGATCTTATGGACATTATGAATGGCACTAAAACGATCGAATAATGGATTTTGATCGCTGTATTGCCCTAAATGTTGTGCTAGACTTGTCTTCTTGAAAGCCGAATGTCTCAGATTGACAACTCCCGAACTGCTACCGGCACTCTTAAAAAAAGATGGATAGTTAAAAAAGAGCCAAAGTGCACCATGCCCCCCCATGCTCACACCCGTAATAAATGAGTTGTCCCGATCCGTATGATATTTATCCTGTATGTAAGGCATTAATTCCCCTGTCAAAAATCGACCAAATTGTGCTCTGCCTTTTTGTGGACTGTCTAAAAACCAGCTCGTACCAAGACCATCAGGGCATACAACGACAAAGCCATATTGATCGCTCAATGCCTGAAAATCGATAAATCTTGACAGGCTTTTATAATTTGCCCCATGGCTATGCAACACATATACAACAGGTAAGGCATGGTTGCCCGGCTTCATCTTTGGTGTATAAACGTAGCCAGAATCTACTCCAGAAAGATGAGCAGACTGTAAGGTATAAAGCTTTTGTCCTTTGGCCAACATGCTGCCGACCACACATAAAAGGCATATGATTAAACGCATTGGTATAATTGAGTCAGTCTTTAGATTTATAGTGAAGCTAAATTAATAATAAAATTTATAATAAAAAAAGTATTTAATAATTTTTTTTATTTAATACTACTTTATTACGGTATTTTATAACGAAGTAATTACGGATAGACCGTTGAAATAAAAAAGAGCATGGAAGGTTTTTCCAATGCTCTTTTTATTCCCAAGATGAAACACCTGGTAATGAATTGACTTACTTATTTCGTAAACCTTATTTATTCTTTATTTTATCCGGCATTTTACCGTTGCTGTTTTCAACCAAGGTGCGGTAAAACGTACATCGACCGTTTCTCCAGATTTACCCAAAGCCTGAACATAAGTGATCATCTTTCCGTGATAAACGCGCTGCTTCTTGTCCGTATAATCGCCCATATCGGCATTATTTCCAGCTTCCATTCCAAGTAGACGCGCATTTCCCACGATATCACAGGTGATTTCATCCTCCGAAATAACGACAGGAACGCCCTTTTCATCCAGGATCTTCAAAGCAATCTGGATCACTCCACCAGCTTCGACTTGCTGATTACCCAACATGACAGCTTGAATAACTGCGGGTCTCTCGCTGGATTGAATCGCATGCCGAACGACCTCCTTGCCATTCGCATCCAAACCCACAACCTCTAGCTTTCCTGCTTTATAAGGAATGTCCCAAAAGATGATCCCTGTTTTCTGATCGTAGTTTTTCTTTTCGCCCACCACTTGAGCATCCAATTCTAAGCGCGCGCTAGCACTATTGGTATAACAGACCACCCTGATCTGCTGGCCCTCTTGGTAGTTCCAGACTGGCCAGGCGTCCATGGAAGGTGCCTCATTTTTCCGTTGCCCCTGTTCAGATTCCAATGCAGACCAAACATCTGTGGCTGCGGCACCTCCCTGCAATGGATAAGTACCCAAGTAAGCCATCGGTTTATCCAACCACAGTGATTGACGGTAATAGCCTCGCGGCTTGATAAAACCTGCGAAATCCAGCAGTCCTGAATAAAATCCACGTGAAGGCCAACGCCCCGACTCTCCGAGATAGTCAATACCTGTCCACAAAAATTGGCCAAATATATGGTTGTTGTCACGTACCGCAAGCCATGCTGGAAGATCATGTCGATTCTCGCTTCCAAAAATTACCCGTGCTGGATAGCGCTGATGATCCTGCTGATAACGACTTTCAGTATAATTGTATCCAGCAATATCAAGCGCTCCCGGATAGGCTGTTTCATTCGACATCGCTACCCCAGCAAGCCCTGCTGTAACAGCCCTGCTTTTATCATATTTTTTTACAACCGCTACCAAGCGTTTGGCGATATCTCCCAATCGCATCGCATCTGGTGCATCCTTTTTGTAACCACCATACGAGGCCTGTGTGAAACCACCTTCCTTCTTCTCGCCGTTAAGGACAGGATGTGAATAAGGGTCATTTGGATAATCCACTTCGTTGCCTATGCTCCAGGCGAAGATCGAAAGGTGATTGCGGTCTCTTTTGACCATATCGGCCAGATCCTGCTCTCCCCAGGATTCAAAAAAGTCGTATGATCCCTCAAAACCCGGTGTCCCGACATTCCATCCCTGTAACCATTTCCTCTTCGGGTACTCCCACTCGTCGAAGGCTTCGTCCATAACAAGTAAACCGAGCTCATCACATAAAGCATAAAGTGATGATGCCTGCGGATTATGACTGGTTCGAATGGCATTAACCCCCAAAGATTTTAAGGTGAGCAGTCGGCGGCGCCATACTTCAGTATACATTTCAGCTCCCAATACCCCAGCGTCGTGATGCAAACAAACGCCTTTGACTTTCATCCAAGAATTGTTTAAGGCAAAGCCCTTGTTCGGATCAAATGTAAAGGCCCTAAAACCTGTTTTCACCTCTGACTGATCAACCCGCTTTCCATTTTGGCTTACGATGGTCCGCAGGGTATATTGTGTGGGTTGATCCAAACTCCACAACGATGGATTCGATACTGCCAATTGCTGTGTTACAGTTGCCTTATCCGCGGCCCCGACCTGCACTTTCTGCGACTTTTTGGCAACCACCTTTCCTGTTGGATCAAGCAGCTCCTGTTCCACTTTAATCGGGGCAGCAACTTGCATACTGTTGACAAGGGCTACTTCTGTATTTAAAATTCCTTTTCCTTGTCTTAGTTCTGGATATGCATAGACTCCCCATTGATCGATATGCAGCGTATTCGCCTTTACAAGCCATACATCGCGATAGATTCCTGATCCTGTATACCATCTTGAATCGGCGCTTTTACTATGGTCGACCTTAACAACGATGGTATTTTCCTTTCCAAACTCAATGTATGGTGTGATATCGTACGAAAAGGAAACGTAGCCATTGGGCCGCTTTCCAACCGATTTACCATTGACAAAAACTTCGCTTCGGTTGTAAACCCCCTCAAAATATAGAAACAACCTTTTCCCCTGATCTTCCACTGGTATGGTCAGTTGTTTTCGATACCAGCCAATGCCGCCCGGTAAATAGCCCGTCGCACTGGCGAGCGTTGGGCTCAGTGGATATTTTACGCTCCAATCATGGGGCAAACTAATGGGCTGCCAGCCTGCGCGATTCTTTTCAGCGCCTGCCTGTCCTTCAATATCGCCCAAATGGAAACGCCAATCCGAATTCACACGTTCGGCGATACCAAATCCGGGCTGTGCATATAAGCTATTCATACCCAAATAACTTGACACAGCTAAAACGGCCAGATTTCTTATTATTTTTTTCATTGTACTATATGCATAAGGTTTAGTGATTAAAGTGTAGGAACGACAGGCAATACATGGCCCTGATCATCAAAAAATAACCGGTCCATGCACACCTCTCGATTAAACCCAGCAGCATCGCCCATATCGATACCTTTGGGATAATTAAAACGATGATATACAATATACCATTCATCTTTACCTGGAATCTGCAAAATAGAATTATGTCCTGTACCATAAATTCCTTGGGTAGGATCCTTTTGCAAGACTAAATTATTTTCAGGAACAGTGATCGGTCCATCTGGAGAAGTCGCGGTTCCATAACGTACCCGATAATTTTCACTTCGGGTGTCATCCTCCGACCAAAAGAAATAATAAAGACCTTTTCGGTAGACAACATAGGCGCCTTCCCGGAAAGTCTTGTCGGGTGTTAACACTTTGATTGTATTTCTTTTAATCGAGATCATATCCTTATTGAGTTCAGCAACAGCCAGGTAGCCATTTCCCCAATACAGGTAGCTTTTTCC
The Sphingobacterium multivorum genome window above contains:
- a CDS encoding GDSL-type esterase/lipase family protein produces the protein MNILSYRNWKALWLPFFLPALTLAQSKGIDSTFDNQHYRARLEFFKAMPNQKDEIVFLGNSITEGGKWQEILQRKHVINRGISGDVTYGILARLDEILASRPRKIFLLCGVNDMKRGIPLSIISTNIERIIKQVKKQSPNTALFVQGILPVNEALLPKIYEEVRNDKIVLLNNALKELCKAHQVRFVDLQPILADGNGELKAELTIDGLHLKQASYLIWANYLKQQKLL
- a CDS encoding MFS transporter; translated protein: MNELLEQTMELRKGRKALPPIFWISTTWFAMGLPFVALSGASSIMYKNLGVSDAKIAFWTSLIMLPWTIKPLWGPFLELYKTKKFFVYTTQLLTGLLFGLLGLTLQLDHFFSFSIALLTLIAFSGSTHDTAADGVYLNELNAKQQAKYVGWQGAFYNVAKVFSGGVLVYLAGQLEQEIGIKSAWMVVMFAYGFIMLAIGLYSIRALPAHHEAPKSTSLKEGMDTLKDVIITFFQKKNIWFSLLFIVFYRFAEGQAIKITPLFFKAQRTEGGLGLSTSEIGLLYGVFGAIAFVLGSIVAGHFVSKKGLDRRTLMILCAFFNIPFVAYAFLAITLPTNLYLIATAVAIEYFGYGFGFIGIILFIMQNIAPGKYKMAHYAFGSGLVNLGFMIPSMISGWLSDHLGYQEFFIWVLISTIPAFLVSWWVPLRKPEKEHTDENN
- a CDS encoding DUF5009 domain-containing protein, with protein sequence MIPILPNSTATPQQRNDSLDVLRGIAILLMVLSSSISFGNLPAWMYHAQVPPPKHVFDPSIAGITWVDLVFPIFLFTMGAAIPLAMRKKVANLNAWRIVSTIFKRFVALFFFALFSFYMRAWVMSGEPAASQYLLSIVGFVLLFALYADLTSYLPMRTARLVHVAALLLSVGMLYLLYAQTDRFTLQKTDIIILVLANMALFGTLWWWLTAKSMWLRMAILPFIMGVFLGAKEVGSINEFIYKLSPATWLYQFYYLKYLFIILPATVVGEWIIADRSLADKPKMRRSQLALQGSLCAILIGLNVFNLYMRYLDINIGLTLMLIFSLCFCSDVFRKGEVLTLQAKMAVLGSYLLFLGLIFEAYEGGVKKDYSTYSYYFVSTGLACYALTMLCCIEKLAFGKSLFRGIALVGKNPMVAYTAGNLVLIPLLALTGLQSALDEMGAQGVFGGVMRGVLFTGIVALLTIVSSRLKLYWKS
- a CDS encoding FAD-dependent oxidoreductase: MNWFKSFFSILLVSVTLSSQGQAVASYDVLIAGGGASGVSAALQAARLGSKVLVVEETSWLGGMLTAAGVSAIDGNHRMPSGIWGEFRAELYAYYGGPKAVETGWVSNTLFEPSVGNRLLKKMVGAEKNIDVWYKSTLLDLKKQAKGWTVAIEQEGKKKTVNASILVDATELGDLLPRADVAYSIGMDSRYDTKEEFAPEKANSIIQDLTYVAILKDYGADPKRLLKKPQGYDPKEFEHACDVKDPASHSDTPIINCDQMITYGKLPNGKYMINWPKDGNDIYLNIIEMSPKARALELQKAKDHTLRFVYHLQNQLGFKNLGLADDEYDTADKLPFIAYHRESRRAKGLVQLTLPYLQRPYEQELPLYRTGGIVGDYTIDHHHLKNPDAPKIDFVKIRVPSYNVPLGSLIPEKVTDFIVAEKSISVSNIVAGATRLQPVVLGVGQAAGVLAALSAKQGVSPKELSLRQVQQVLLDNHAYLMPFIDVDPKDSLFQVIQRIGATGILKGRGVPYKWANQTWFYPEHRISEVDLIDGMRSYYPAADKVAGSGADVTAGFFAALLLQVDPTLDKDKIWSVIAAKENQVLTRAQVAVVLDDILKPFERPVDFTGQFITTKN
- a CDS encoding alpha/beta hydrolase, which produces MRLIICLLCVVGSMLAKGQKLYTLQSAHLSGVDSGYVYTPKMKPGNHALPVVYVLHSHGANYKSLSRFIDFQALSDQYGFVVVCPDGLGTSWFLDSPQKGRAQFGRFLTGELMPYIQDKYHTDRDNSFITGVSMGGHGALWLFFNYPSFFKSAGSSSGVVNLRHSAFKKTSLAQHLGQYSDQNPLFDRFSAIHNVHKIVGTEKTFIFDCGTEDYLYGANKSLRDSCDVLKIKATYIAQPGAHTSGYWAKTIPVHFAYFNRLIH
- a CDS encoding sugar-binding domain-containing protein, which produces MKKIIRNLAVLAVSSYLGMNSLYAQPGFGIAERVNSDWRFHLGDIEGQAGAEKNRAGWQPISLPHDWSVKYPLSPTLASATGYLPGGIGWYRKQLTIPVEDQGKRLFLYFEGVYNRSEVFVNGKSVGKRPNGYVSFSYDITPYIEFGKENTIVVKVDHSKSADSRWYTGSGIYRDVWLVKANTLHIDQWGVYAYPELRQGKGILNTEVALVNSMQVAAPIKVEQELLDPTGKVVAKKSQKVQVGAADKATVTQQLAVSNPSLWSLDQPTQYTLRTIVSQNGKRVDQSEVKTGFRAFTFDPNKGFALNNSWMKVKGVCLHHDAGVLGAEMYTEVWRRRLLTLKSLGVNAIRTSHNPQASSLYALCDELGLLVMDEAFDEWEYPKRKWLQGWNVGTPGFEGSYDFFESWGEQDLADMVKRDRNHLSIFAWSIGNEVDYPNDPYSHPVLNGEKKEGGFTQASYGGYKKDAPDAMRLGDIAKRLVAVVKKYDKSRAVTAGLAGVAMSNETAYPGALDIAGYNYTESRYQQDHQRYPARVIFGSENRHDLPAWLAVRDNNHIFGQFLWTGIDYLGESGRWPSRGFYSGLLDFAGFIKPRGYYRQSLWLDKPMAYLGTYPLQGGAAATDVWSALESEQGQRKNEAPSMDAWPVWNYQEGQQIRVVCYTNSASARLELDAQVVGEKKNYDQKTGIIFWDIPYKAGKLEVVGLDANGKEVVRHAIQSSERPAVIQAVMLGNQQVEAGGVIQIALKILDEKGVPVVISEDEITCDIVGNARLLGMEAGNNADMGDYTDKKQRVYHGKMITYVQALGKSGETVDVRFTAPWLKTATVKCRIK